One part of the Paenibacillus silvisoli genome encodes these proteins:
- a CDS encoding anthranilate synthase component I family protein, giving the protein MERTAFNDWLAWLEQGYTSLPLLLKRPLANGEGRPASWEAAWKAASPHAFVLESGKDGRYTYLGLHPSSVIRGKGMEAEAVDRDGRTTAYKTKPLEAVRSWMGGRKAPRVPGAPKWTGGCAGFWSYDVIRSIERLPELAADDLGLPDYLFMRMDELWIVDHREEQLYCAVHTAIAGGQETQEQVERLYAEASARADGMAEQWAAFAGGEAAAAAEAERRARTLFMEDGSLLIDVEAVNGIESPFAKEAFKAAVERIRSYIAAGDVFQVNLSQRQSRRIQSDPEELYEWLRLFNPSPYMGFLNCPDFQLVSASPELLVELSDGKLATRPIAGTRRRGRTEEEDRQMAEELRSNEKERAEHIMLVDLERNDLGRISAYGTVRVSELMVIEYYSHVMHLVSQVEGIIAEGKDAYDVIGATFPGGTITGAPKIRTMEIIEELEPTRRGPYTGSLGWIDYNGDMEFNIIIRTMSVKDEVVHIQAGAGIVIDSEPEREYRESLNKAKALWKAIEYSEQWAEANRVRL; this is encoded by the coding sequence ATGGAACGTACAGCCTTTAACGATTGGCTCGCATGGCTGGAGCAAGGCTATACCTCGCTGCCGCTGTTATTGAAGCGCCCGCTGGCGAACGGCGAAGGCCGGCCGGCCTCTTGGGAGGCGGCATGGAAAGCGGCTTCGCCGCACGCGTTCGTGCTGGAGAGCGGCAAGGACGGGCGCTATACCTATCTGGGGCTCCATCCGTCGTCCGTGATCCGCGGGAAAGGCATGGAGGCGGAAGCGGTAGACCGTGATGGCCGCACTACGGCGTATAAGACCAAGCCGCTGGAGGCGGTGCGCAGCTGGATGGGCGGGCGCAAAGCGCCGCGCGTGCCGGGCGCGCCGAAATGGACGGGCGGCTGCGCGGGCTTCTGGAGCTATGATGTCATTCGCTCCATTGAACGGCTTCCGGAGCTGGCGGCCGATGATCTGGGGCTGCCCGATTACTTGTTCATGCGGATGGACGAGCTGTGGATCGTCGATCACCGGGAGGAGCAGCTTTACTGTGCGGTGCATACGGCTATCGCCGGTGGTCAAGAAACGCAGGAACAGGTAGAGCGTCTGTACGCGGAGGCGAGTGCGCGAGCGGACGGCATGGCCGAGCAATGGGCGGCGTTTGCCGGCGGCGAAGCGGCCGCAGCCGCGGAGGCGGAGCGCCGGGCGCGCACCCTCTTTATGGAGGACGGCTCGCTGCTCATCGACGTCGAAGCGGTGAACGGAATCGAGTCCCCTTTTGCCAAGGAGGCCTTCAAAGCCGCGGTCGAGCGGATTCGGAGCTATATCGCCGCGGGCGATGTGTTCCAGGTCAATCTCTCTCAACGTCAGAGCCGCCGGATTCAATCCGATCCCGAGGAGCTCTACGAGTGGCTGAGGCTGTTCAATCCGTCGCCTTATATGGGCTTTCTGAACTGTCCGGATTTTCAGCTCGTATCGGCTTCGCCGGAGCTGCTCGTCGAGCTTTCGGATGGGAAGCTGGCCACGCGGCCGATCGCGGGCACGCGCCGCCGCGGCCGCACGGAGGAAGAAGACCGGCAGATGGCCGAGGAGCTGCGAAGCAACGAGAAGGAGCGGGCGGAGCATATTATGCTCGTCGACTTGGAACGCAACGATCTCGGACGCATCTCCGCATATGGCACCGTTCGCGTATCGGAGCTGATGGTGATTGAATATTACAGCCACGTGATGCACTTAGTCTCGCAGGTTGAGGGGATCATTGCCGAAGGCAAAGACGCGTACGACGTTATCGGGGCGACCTTCCCGGGCGGCACCATTACGGGCGCGCCCAAGATCCGCACGATGGAAATCATCGAAGAGCTGGAGCCGACGCGCCGCGGGCCGTATACCGGCTCGCTCGGGTGGATTGACTACAACGGGGATATGGAATTTAATATTATTATACGAACGATGTCGGTGAAGGACGAGGTCGTCCACATTCAAGCGGGAGCGGGCATCGTGATCGATTCCGAGCCGGAGCGCGAATACCGCGAATCCTTGAACAAAGCCAAGGCCTTGTGGAAGGCCATCGAGTACAGCGAGCAGTGGGCGGAAGCGAACCGCGTGCGGCTGTAA
- the pabA gene encoding aminodeoxychorismate/anthranilate synthase component II: MILVIDNYDSFTYNLVQYLGELGEQVVVKRNNEVTLDEIAALAPDHILISPGPCSPNEAGISLALIERFKGVIPIFGVCLGHQSIGQAFGGDVVRAEKLMHGKTSQIFHDGRTIFEGIPSPYTATRYHSLIVKKETLPDCLEISAQTEEGEIMGLRHKEYLIEGVQFHPESIITENGHKLLRNFLNMRAGAVR; encoded by the coding sequence ATGATTTTGGTCATCGATAACTACGACTCATTTACGTACAATTTGGTGCAATACTTGGGAGAGCTCGGCGAGCAGGTCGTCGTGAAACGCAATAACGAAGTCACGCTGGACGAAATCGCGGCGTTGGCGCCCGATCATATTTTGATTTCGCCGGGACCGTGCAGCCCGAACGAAGCGGGCATCAGCCTTGCGCTCATCGAACGCTTTAAAGGGGTTATCCCGATTTTCGGCGTCTGCTTGGGCCACCAGTCCATCGGACAAGCCTTCGGCGGCGACGTTGTGCGGGCAGAGAAATTGATGCATGGCAAAACATCGCAAATTTTCCACGACGGACGGACGATTTTCGAAGGAATCCCATCTCCTTACACGGCGACCCGGTACCATTCGCTCATCGTGAAGAAAGAAACGCTTCCCGACTGCCTGGAAATCAGCGCGCAAACGGAAGAAGGCGAAATTATGGGGCTTCGCCACAAGGAGTATCTCATTGAAGGCGTGCAGTTCCACCCGGAATCCATCATTACCGAGAACGGCCACAAGCTGCTTCGCAATTTCCTTAATATGCGTGCGGGCGCGGTACGATGA
- a CDS encoding aminotransferase class IV produces the protein MKIGWNGSIISQEEAVISFYDHGFLYGMGLFETFRTYGGEPYLLERHLTRLAEGCDSLGIRCKLDAAELRSWLRELMAANELPEAYVRLTVTAGEGVLGLPTGDYEQPNMLLLVKALPPSPPSLYVDGRELVLLRTRRNTPEGEVRLKSLHYMNNIIAKRELAAIGSAASGAEGLMLTRDGSLSEGIVSNVFFTREGIVQTPSVATGILPGITRGRVMELAAELPAIAAVEEGLYTWSDLLAADEVWVTNSIQELVPVTSLRDKAGTVHRVGNGQAGSITSELLAAYREDTKR, from the coding sequence ATGAAGATCGGTTGGAATGGCAGCATCATCAGTCAGGAGGAAGCCGTGATCTCGTTCTACGATCACGGTTTTTTATATGGAATGGGCTTATTCGAAACGTTCCGGACGTACGGGGGCGAGCCTTATTTGCTTGAGCGGCACTTGACCCGCTTGGCGGAAGGCTGCGATTCGTTGGGTATTCGCTGCAAGCTGGATGCGGCGGAGCTTCGAAGCTGGCTGCGCGAGCTGATGGCGGCGAATGAGCTGCCGGAGGCGTACGTTCGGCTGACCGTCACCGCGGGCGAGGGCGTGCTCGGTCTGCCAACCGGCGACTATGAGCAGCCGAACATGCTGCTGCTCGTAAAAGCACTGCCCCCATCGCCTCCTTCTCTATACGTCGATGGCCGTGAGCTGGTGCTGCTCCGCACGCGCCGGAATACGCCGGAAGGCGAGGTTCGGTTGAAATCGCTGCATTATATGAACAATATTATTGCGAAGCGGGAATTGGCGGCAATTGGCAGCGCCGCGTCAGGCGCGGAAGGACTGATGCTGACGCGGGACGGCTCGCTGTCCGAAGGCATCGTCAGCAACGTCTTCTTCACGCGCGAAGGGATCGTACAAACGCCGTCCGTAGCAACGGGGATTTTGCCGGGCATTACCCGCGGGCGTGTCATGGAGCTGGCAGCCGAACTGCCTGCTATCGCCGCAGTAGAGGAAGGGCTCTATACATGGTCGGACTTGCTGGCGGCCGACGAGGTATGGGTGACGAACTCCATTCAGGAGTTAGTTCCGGTCACCTCGCTTCGGGATAAAGCCGGCACCGTCCATCGGGTCGGGAACGGACAGGCCGGTTCGATAACAAGCGAGCTGCTGGCAGCTTACCGGGAGGATACGAAACGATGA